The Chanos chanos chromosome 6, fChaCha1.1, whole genome shotgun sequence genome includes a region encoding these proteins:
- the cttnbp2nla gene encoding CTTNBP2 N-terminal-like protein, whose protein sequence is MAPTTESKLNMEALSKQEVLQLFCVLEGELEARDLVIHMLRSQRRDVYVRERYGKYDLSDPFLALQRDGEVLRGTSADSPASTGHPSNPVSILRLVISQCRRMQERMMRQLAAAESRHRRVIADLEEEKRKHAEDTAEGDDVTYILEKERERLLQQLEFERVQVQFTEREKRRLQDQLEKEKVQHKQLSAALSRECKRTAIHAHEEAQRANQLSRQLDRERSTNHSLKAELEAERRRSMLMEARREEQLAEFDTEREQLILQLKREETRSGELQKEVEMLRRELKDLKGGTGAEERRVNSTQPNSGSICAREQKPLIQPKINGHHILDTGPAESLNGNESRSTVLPTPSERTPTITPMSSPSPANPSANGLSPCPSPVLPHRQNDSLSLQASYQAAINQRFHATRHRFQANLESEACGTAGPTLHSPRDLSPCIMTLPDHSQSREPACSSVPQALNRVSSGSGPAKQLPPSSSSPIGSDHHSSAHSGICSPTIPRSERGIPPPIPPKKPGLANAPPSPAILRAAHFLSAGCGRISTSDSTKELDMVVSSTG, encoded by the exons ATGGCACCTACAACG GAGTCTAAGCTGAACATGGAGGCGTTGAGTAAGCAGGAGGTGCTCCAGCTCTTCTGTGTTCTGGAGGGGGAGCTGGAGGCGCGTGACCTCGTCATCCACATGCTTCGG TCCCAGCGGAGAGATGTGTATGTGCGGGAGCGATATGGGAAATACGACCTATCTGACCCCTTCCTGGCCCTGCAGAGGGACGGTGAGGTGCTGCGGGGAACCAGTGCTGATTCCCCAGCCTCCACTGGTCACCCCTCAAACCCAGTCTCTATTCTCAGACTGGTCATCAGTCAGTGCAGGAGGATGCAGGAGAGAATGATGAGACAACTGGCTGCAGCTGAGAGCAGACACAGAAGG GTCATTGCagacctggaggaggagaagcgtAAACACGCAGAGGACACGGCTGAGGGAGACGATGTCACCTACATCCTGGAGAAGGAGCGTGAGCGACTCCTGCAGCAG ctggaGTTTGAGAGAGTGCAGGTGCAGTTCACAGAGCGTGAGAAGAGGCGTTTGCAAGATCAGTTAGAGAAGGAGAAGGTCCAGCATAAGCAGCTGTCAGCAGCTCTGAGCAGAGAGTGTAAAAGGACAGCTATCCACGCCCATGAGGAAGCCCAGCGAGCCAACCAGCTCAGCCGCCAGTTAGACCGCGAGCGCTCCACCAATCACAGTCTAAAAGCAGAGCTGGAGGCGGAGAGGAGGCGGAGCATGCTGATGGAGGCGCGCCGGGAGGAGCAGCTGGCCGAGTTTGACACGGAGCGCGAGCAATTGATACTGcagctgaagagagaggagacaaggaGTGGGGAGCTGCAGAAGGAGGTTGAGATGCTGAGGAGAGAGCTGAAGGACCTGAAAGGAGgcacaggagcagaggagaggagagtcaaCTCCACCCAGCCAAACTCTGGCAGTATCTGTGCCAGGGAGCAGAAACCACTGATTCAGCCAAAAATCAACGGCCATCACATCCTGGACACAGGTCCTGCCGAAAGTTTGAATGGTAACGAAAGTCGATCCACTGTGTTGCCAACCCCAAGCGAGAGAACACCCACCATCACCCCTATGAGCTCTCCATCTCCAGCAAACCCATCAGCCAATGGCTTGTCCCCCTGCCCCTCTCCAGTCCTGCCCCATCGGCAGAACGATTCCCTGAGCCTCCAGGCCTCATACCAGGCTGCCATCAACCAGCGTTTCCACGCCACACGCCACAGGTTCCAGGCCAACCTGGAGTCAGAGGCCTGTGGCACAGCAGGTCCCACACTACACTCACCTCGTGACCTTTCACCCTGCATCATGACACTGCCTGACCACAGCCAGTCCAGAGAACCAGCCTGCAGTTCCGTTCCTCAGGCTCTGAACCGCGTCAGCTCAGGCTCTGGACCTGCCAAGCAGCTGCCTCCATCCAGCAGCTCTCCCATTGGCTCAGACCACCACAGCTCCGCCCACTCAGGCATCTGCTCCCCAACAATCCCACGGTCTGAAAGGGGGATCCCACCTCCCATTCCCCCTAAAAAACCAGGCCTAGCAAATGCCCCACCCTCCCCAGCGATACTCAGAGCCGCCCACTTTCTGTCCGCAGGCTGCGGCCGCATCAGCACCTCGGACAGCACCAAAGAGCTGGACATGGTAGTGTCATCCACGGGCTAG